The Synergistota bacterium sequence TCCAAAGCTATTGAATAAGCCCCCCTAGCTTTAAGAAAACTATAGTAAGCCTCAGCAACTGAATAGAAAACCTCATTCTTAACCTGCCTTAAATTTTCTAACTCTGCTAACAAATTTTCCCTTGCAGCTCTTATAGTCGCATCTTTCTTATCCCCAAGATAGATTGGATAAGACAAACTAACTCTAACCTGATAATCCGCAGCGGAAGAAGAACTTAGTCTATTCATAACGCTTCGCATAAAATTGTATAGAAACATATCTTCAGCAGTTGGGTTTAACTCTTCAGGAAAACCAGAAATCCCTCCCCCCGCCCTGCTCCTCTCTGTTCTAGTAGCTTGAAAACTCAGTGTTGGGTACAATATACTTTCTGCCTGAATAAGCTTAGCTTTTGCAGCCTCAACTGCCGCCATAGCCTGCTTCAATTTCAAATTCCTTTGAAAAGCAATATCGAGAGCCTTATTTAAATCTATGACTAAAGAATACGCCTTGCTTAAAGGAATTAAAAAATTAAGGAAAATTATTACTAAAATCACAGTTCGTTTCATTTTCTGCACCTCTCTTTCCTGAGAACCGTACTGTGGTATTTAAAACCAACCGGTCAGTCAAAATCATTATACTACTAACTTCGGGCTTCCCTAAAGAGGAATACGTAAAGAAGGTTTTAAAATGTGACAAGCCACTTAGAAATTTACCAATCCTTAACAAGAGGAGTCAATGAAAGATAACAAAAGGAGATAATAAAATGGTGCCGGGAGCGGGAATCGAACCCGCACGGACTTTGAAAGTCCATCGGATTTTAAGTCCGATGCGTCTCCCAGTTCCGCCATCCCGGCACCTGAAGAAATTATATCAGAGAAGTTTCAAGGCTTCAAGAGCGATTGGGCTTAAAACTTCTTTCTTCAGCCACCTTTTTAACTATACCGATAAAGCTTTCGGCATTAATACTTGCTCCCCCGACCAATGCCCCATCTATATCCTCATATCTCATGAATTCCATAATATTCTCGGGTTTGACACTCCCTCCATAGAGTATACGTGTAGCTGATGAAAATTCTCCCCCTAAAAGATCGCTAAGCTTCCTACGTATACCTGTTATTACTTCCAAAGCATCTTCACCAGTAGCTGGAATACCAGTCCCTATGGCCCATACTGGTTCATAGGCCACAACAAACTCCTTTTGATTTGGGAACCCACTCACAACTGAAACGAGCTGTTTTTCTACCACATTCCAGGTTTTTCCATTTTTTCGTTCTTCAAGAGTTTCACCTACACACAAGATAGGTACTAGTCCAACATCAACAGCCTTAAAAACCTTCCTTCTAATCTCTTCGTCGGTCTCCTTAAAATACTTCCTTCTCTCGGAATGTCCAAGAATAACATATTTACAACCTAAAGCTAAGAGCATTTTAGGAGAAATTTCTCCAGTAAAAGCTCCTTCATCCTCCCAAAACATATTTTGGGCACCAAGAGCAATTTGAGTACCACTAATAACCTTGCTCACTCTCTCTAAAGCAGTAAAAGGTGGGCACAGAGCTATCTCTACTTTTCTTACATCTACTAAAGCATTCTTTATTTCAAAAGCCAGCTCCTCAGCTTCATTATTTGTTTTATGCATTTTCCAATTTCCAGCAATTAAAGGCTTTCTCAAGCTTACCTCTCCCCTCACTTGTTTAAGAGCACATCTATACCTGGAAGGACTCTCCCCTCCATAAACTCAAGAGAAGCTCCACCACCAGTCGAAACATGAGTAAACTTCTCATCTATACCTGTTTTCTTTAAAGCAGAAGCAGTATCGCCTCCGCCAGCAACAGATATTATCCCCTCCAAAGAAACCACAAATCTTGCTATCTCATTTGTTCCCTCATCGAATGGCTCCTTTTCAAACACTCCCAAAGGCCCATTCCAAAATACTGTTCTAGCTCTTTCTAACTCCTTCTTAAAAAGCTCAATTGTATGAGGCCCTATATCAAAAGCAGCATATCCCTCTGGAACTTCATTTGCAGGTGAAACTTTTATTTCTGAAGAATCAAGACTCTTAGCAACTTTGAGATCTATAGGCAAAACTATCTTAGCTCCTTTATCTTTAGCTTTATTAAGCAGCTCTCTAGCCAAATCAAGCTTATCATTCTCACAAAGAGAATTAGCCATATTACTACCTAGAGCCTTTAAAAAGGTATTAGCCATCCCTCCACCTATAAGAAATACGTCCACCTTATCTAAAAGATTCTCTATCATAGCTATTTTATCGCTTATTTTTGCTCCTCCAAGAATTATAAAATAAGGTTTCCTAGGATTATCCCTAACGGCAGATAAAAACCTTATCTCCCTTTCCATTAAAAATCCGGCTACTGCAGGTAAATACTTAGCTACTCCATAGGTAGAAGCATGGGCCCTATGAGCCGCACCAAAAGCATCATTTACGAATATCTCTGCTAGAGAAGCTAGCTTCGAAGCAAATTCAGGATCATTTTTCTCCTCTTCTGGGTGAAATCTGACATTTTCAAGAAGAACAACATCTCCTTCTCTCATATTTTTAACAAAACTCTCAACTTCGCTTCCAACGCAGTCGTCAAGTTTATAAACTTCTTTACCCAACAGTTCACTTAAACGTTTAGCAATAGGATTCATCCTTAAAGTGTTATCTACACCCTTAGGTCTACCTAAATGAGATATCAATATCACCTTTGCTCCTTCACTAATCAGATATTCTATCGTAGGCAAAGTAGCTTTTATTCTATAGTCATCTTCTATATTTCCACTTTTATCTAAGGGAACGTTAAAATCAACCCTAACTAGTACCCTTTTACCTTTAACGTTTATATCCCTTATTGTCCTTTTATCCAACAATGTATATCACTCCTTACAACCTCTCAGCAATATATTTTGTCAAATCTACTACCCTGCAAGCATAACCCCATTCGTTATCATACCACGCAAGAACCTTGACCATATTATCCACAACCATGGTCTGAGTAGCATCAAAAATTGAAGAGTGAGAATTTCCATTAAAGTCTACAGAAACCAATGGTTCATCTACATAAGCAAGTATACCTTTAAGCTCCCCTTCCGCAGCCTTCTTAAAAACTGCGTTTACCTCCTCTACAGTTACAGGCCTCTTAAGCTCTGCAACGAAATCCACAACAGAAACGTTTGGAACAGGTACTCTTAATGCTATACCATTAAGCTTACCAGCAAGCTCAGGTATAACCTTTCCTATAGCTTTGGCAGCACCAGTAGTGGTAGGGATTATAGATAAAGCTGCTGCTCTAGCCCTTTGAAGATCCTGATGAGGAAGATCCAAAATTCTTTGATCATTGGTATAAGCATGCGCAGTACTCATTAATCCTTTTACTACACCGAAATTCTCGTGAAGGACTTTAACCAAAGGTGCTAAACAATTAGTAGTACAAGAGGCATTAGATATTATTTTGTGTTTCTGAGGATCATAGCTTTTTTCGTTAACACCTATGACAATTGTAATATCTTCACCCTTAGCTGGTGCAGTTATTATTACCTTTTTAACACTCCCACGAAAATGTTTACTAGCCTTATCAGCATCAGTAAACCTCCCAGAGGATTCAATCACAATATCAACATCATACTTATCCCAAGGAATCTTAGCTGGATCAGGCTCAGCAAAAACCCTTATTTTATTACCATTCACATATATATTCTCTTGATCATAACTTACATCTCCATCCCATATTCTATGAACAGAGTCATACTTAAAAAGATGTGCTAACGTTTTCGCATCGGTTATATCATTAACTGCAACGAACTCCAACCCTTTCCCCCTACCATCTTTAAGTGCAGACCTTAAAACTAACCTACCAATTCTTCCGAACCCATTGATTCCTACCCTTGCTCCCATAGCAAGCACCTCCCTCTTCTAAGACTTTGCTAATGTTAAACAAAAAGCCACACCCCTTTTTCGAGATGTGGCTTTCTCTTACCTCTACCACTTTAACTCTACCCACGTAACACATTACTTTTATAGTATACCAGACATTTATTGAAAAGTCAATAAAATTAGACTATCCCATAAACCCTACAAGTAGCAAACTTAGTTGAGGAACAAAAACAAGAATAATAACTAACGCTAAAAGAGCCACTATATAAGCTACACTTTCCTTAATACAACTTTCTACAGGAATACCTCCTAATGAACACACTGTAAACATATTAACACCAACCGGCGGAGTGACACCTCCAAGCTGTATCATAATTGCAAAGATAACACCAAAATGAACCGGATCGAAACCAGCTTCCCTAACTATAGGAAGAAATATAGGAGTAAGAAGCAAAGTATTTACCGTACCTTCCATCACCATTCCCGCAAAGAAAAGAAAAACAATTATAGCAAGCATAATTAATGTTGGATTATTAGTAAGATTTATAATAAAGGACGACATCTTAACGGGAACCTTTTCAAAAGCTAACGCATACATTGGTATAGCTGCCATAGAAACAATTAACATTATGATAGCATTATCCTCCGCTGCATCAAGCAAAGCCTCCTTGAAGCTTTCCCAAGTAAGTTCACGATGAATAACTTTACCAACAAATGCAGCATAAACCACAGCAAAAGCTGCCGCTTCAACAGGTGCAAAAATTCCAAACCGAAGGGTAACGATAAGAAAAACAGGGAAAAGTAACGCCCATATAGAATTTCGAAGAGCCTCGTACACCTCGCGTAAAGACTTTCTTTTATTTCTACGCTCCATATCATATCCTTTTCGAACAGCTTTCCAATGGGTAACTATCATCATCGTTATACCCATAAGTATACCTGGTATAACTCCAGCCATGAATAGCTTTCCAACCGAAACTTGTCCAACAAAACCGTATAAAACTAGACCTATACTTGGAGGTATTATTGCCGTACTTAAGGAACTACAGGCTAATACTGCCGCAGAAAAGCCATCATCATAACCTCTTTTGCGCATTTCCGGGAGAAGTATTCTCGTTTCCATAGCAGCATCGGCATTAGAAGAACCAGATATACCACCCATAAGCATACTTAAAACACAGCTTACTTGCGCTAAGGCACCTGGTAAATGTCCAACAAGAGCATCAGCAAGACGTATAAATCGAGAAGTAATTCCAGAGGCATTCATAAGATGCCCAGCAAGAATGAAAAAAGGAACTGCTAATAAAGGAAAAGATTGCGTGCCCGCTGCAAGTCTCTGAGCAACTATTGGAATAGGAATTGTAGCTTGGCTAATAAAATATATTATTCCTGAAATTCCAAGCGTAAAAGCAATAGGAACGTTTAATGCTAACAAAAATATGAAAGCTAAAGTTCCATAAAGAAACGACATCTCCAACACCTACCCTTTCATAATCCTCTTATTTTAGTATATATCTGATAAATAAGCGTAAAACTCATAAGAATTGTTCCAACAGGAACAGCTGCTACAACTACAGAGTAACTAAGGAAAAAGATTTCTTCAAAAACCCTTCCCGTGTTAGCTAAAGTCATTCTGATTCCAAGATAACTAACATAAATTAGAAATACTAATATAACTATATCAACCAATATACCTATTAGCCATCTAATCCTTGACGGCAACTTCTCAACAAAAAAACCCATACCAATATGTTTTTTTCTTCTTAACGCTCTGTCTGCTCCTATATATATTAACCAAACGAATAACCCTGAAGCTAAAGCATTTGTCCAATTTATAGGATAACCAATATAACGTAGAAGAGCTGAAACAAAAACAAGCCCTACTATTATACCTAATAATATCTGACAAAATTTTGCCTCTACTCTATCGATAATTCTAAAGATCCGCTCCACCTTTCCTTCCCCTCCACCATAATTTTATGGGTGGGCTTGAATCAAGCCCACCCATAAAATTATCAAGAATTTAATTTACTTTTTACCTAAGAAATCCAAAACCTTCTTACGAATTTCTTGATAACCAAGCTTCTCGTACACAGCCTCAGCACGCTTCTTAAACGGAGTAGTATCTACATCATTTATTATGGCTCCCGCAGCCTTCATCTTTGCCTCCAGATCAGTCAACATCTTAAGCAAAAGATCCGTGGCAAAATCCCCAGCCTTAACTGCCTCTTCGAACAAGATTTTTTGATAATCAGAAGAAAGCCCCTTAAGCCACTTTTCTCCAACTACTGGAGAGTTCCAAAGCTGAATATGTCCTGTTTTTGTTATATATTTCGCAACTTCATAGAGCTTTGATCCAAAGGTAGCTGGATGCTGTGCCTCAGCACCATCAATAACACCTTGCTGAAGAGCCATATAAACTTCTGTCCAGGGAAGGGCAACTGGTGTAGCCCCTAAAGCTCTTATAGTCTCCTGCCATACAGGAGCCCCAGGTGTACGAATTTTAAGTCCACTTAAATCCTCAGGTTTAGATATTGGTTTCTTAGTTAAAAAGTGACGCGCACCTGCATACCAGTTAAATGCAAGAACAACAAGCCCTTTTTCCTTTGTAACTTTAGCGTACCATTCTTTTGCGAGGTCAGACTTTAGAAGTTTCATCCAATCTTCAATGCTATCAGTAAGATAAGGACAAAGAAGAATCCCTACCTCTTTAGCCCATACTCCCAGGCGACCTGCATCAGTATTAACGCAAACCTCAGCACCCATTACCGCTTGCTCGAGTATCTCTTCATCTCTTCCAAGAACGCCTCCGGGATAAAGTTCTACCTTTATCTTTCCGTTAGTGCGGGCTTCAACACCTTGCTTAAACTTTTCATACCCTTCGTAAATATTGTCACCCTTAGTAATGACCATAGAAACTCTTAGAGTATAGGTCTTATCTTGAGCAAACGTAGCCCCAACAAATACCATAGATAGAACAAAAACCATTACCACAACCACAACAACGCTATGCTTCCACAACCCACGCATTAGAAACACCTCCTATTTAAAATATTTTGGGTAAAGCTTTTGCAAATTCTCAAAATCAGGATCATTTTGAGGGAGGTGCTCATCGATTAACCCTTCTACATGTGCATTATCGTGAGAAAAGATACATTCAGCTATTCTTTTGTGTTGATCAACAACTTCTCCAACCCTTATTCCTAAAGAGAGTTTCAAAACTCTAATACGCTTAAAATCAGCATTAATTTGAGATATAAGATCCCATATGCGCTCCTTCCTGCAAGCTTTATAAATTACTTTATGGAATTCCTCATCAAGTTCAAATAGTTTTAAAAAATTTTTCTCCTGGAGACAAAGCTCTTGTAAGGCCAAATTAGATCTTAACTCAAATATAAGTTCCTGAGGGAAAGAACTGCATGCTATCTTCATTACAGCCTTTTCAAGCGTCCTACGCATAAATCTCGCCTCATCCACTCTTTCAAGATCTATAAGAGAGACTATAGTCCCCCTTTGAGGATAAGTTTCAAGAAGACCTTCTTGAGATAGTCTAACAAAAGCCTCTCTTACTGGGGTCCTACTAACAGATAAAGCTTCAGCAATCTCCGTCTCCGTTACGCTCTGTCCAGGCTCCAGTTTTAAAAGAATAATATTTTTTTTCAAAGTTTCATAAACATGATCTCGTGCTGAAGAGTTTCTCTTCTGCGAAACTAATAAATCCATCATTCCTCCCTCCTTTTGTATACTACCATACCAAGCTCTATATGTCAAGAAGTTATAAAAAACCTATTTAATTTTGATTATAATGAAACTATTAAGCCTGAAGTACATATCTTGACTCTTTTAAACTAAATAATTTATAATGATTTTATCTAAATTCATTTTAAAGGGGGGGAATGGAGATGAAAAAGTTAAGATTATGGGTACCAATCATTATCATAACACTTTCAATATTTTACGGAACAGCATTTGCACAACTAAAATTCATCGTAATAGGGACTGGATCGACGGGAGGCACCTTTTACCCCGCTGGTACCATACTAGCAAATGCTTTTAACACATATCTTAAAGAAACTGGTATTAAATGGTCAGCCCAAGCATCTGGAGGAAGCATCGAAAACCTTTCGATGTTAGCAAGAAAAGAAATCCAAATGGGAATAGCAGGAAGCGCTCCAGCAACATGGGCGTATGAAGGAAAAGAAATGTTTCAGGGAAAACAGGTTACAAACATAAGAGCTATAACCACCTTATGGCCAGAAATGACCCAGGTAATATATAGAAAAGATACAGGTATAAAACATTGGAGAGACTTAAAAGGTAGAAAAGTAGCAGTCGGTCCAGCTGGGAATCCCCATTTCTATATGGAATCTCTTCTTAAAGCAACAGCAGATCTTACATTCAACGACATAATACCAGAATATATGGGATACGGGGACTCTGTTGAAGCTCTTCAAAGCAGACTTATAGATGCAGCATATCTTTCAGCAGGTATACCTACATCAGCTGTAGCACAAGCATATGTGGGTAGAGTTCCCATAGATATGTTTGAAATATCTGATGAAGAGCTCGAAAAGCTACAGAAAATAGCTCCCTTTTATGTCAGAGGCATAATTCCCAAAGGAACTTACCCTGGGCAGGATAGGGACTTAAAGGTAGCTGCTAACCCAACTGTTTTACTTGTAGAAAAGGACTTACCTGATGAGCTCATATACAAAATGCTCGAAGTAATATACATAAAAGCCCTTGATGAAATTAAAAAGCAACACCACGCTTTAACTTATTTAAATCTAGAAAGTGCCGCAAAAATAGGAGGCATACCATTCCACAAAGGAGCAATTAAATTTTATCAAGATCGTGGTATAAAAATCAACGAAGGTATTATTCCTCCTGAGATGAAGAAATAAGAAGTTTAAAATATTTTATTTTTGAAAGGGTGGTGTCTTTAAGTTCTGACACCACCTTTTACTTTTATAATCCTATTTTTAAGGGGGATTTCGAAAATGCGAAAGTTAAGGGGAACACCTGCCCTGTGGGCTATGATACTTGCAATATTTACATCTCTTCTTCATATATGGATGAATAGCATCGGTCTAACACCTATAATAGAAAGAAATATAGCTCATGTATGTCTACTTATGGCACTCGGGTTTTTATATTACCCGGCTACCGCTAAATCATTAAGAGATAGGCCCTCCTTATTAGATTGGATACTTTCTTTCACATGTCTTATAATTCCAATTTATTTCTCTTTGAGCTACGAAAGGATTATTAAGAGCGCTTTTAATCCTTCTACCTTGGATTTTATATACGGAATCAGCTTAATGATACTCGTAACAGAAGCTTCTAGAAGAATTGTAGGACTTCCTTTAACCATACTATCAGTGTTCTTTTTATTCTATGCCTACTTTGGACCATATTTCCCAGAACCATTTTCTCACCAAGGATATAACCTCAGAAGAATAATAATAAGAATGACAATGACAGATGAGGGAATTCCAGGAATAGCATTAATGGTATCCTCCTCATATGTATTCATGTTTGTAATGTTCTCAAGTTTCTTAAGGGCAAGCGGAACCTCACAGTTTTTCAACGATTTTGCATCAGCTTTAACAGGTATGAAACGTGGTGGACCAGCTAAAATTGCAATTATAGCAAGTGCGCTAACCGGCACCATAAATGGAAGTGCCCAAGCCAATGTGGTAACCACAGGTAGCTTCACTATACCGCTCATGATCCAAACGGGCTACAAACCATACTTTGCCGCAGCCGTAGAAGCAATTGCCTCCACAGGAGGAATAATAATGCCTCCTATCATGGGAGCAGCAGCATTTATAATGAGCTCGTTTCTAGGAATCCCCTACCTTAAAATAATGTATGCTGGTTTCATCCCAGCTATACTTTATTACTTCAGCCTATACCAAATGGTAGACCTAGGAGCTCTAAAATGGGGGCTAGAAGGGGTTCCAAAAAATAAATTACCATTATTAAAGAACGTCATAAGAGAAAGAGGCCACATGATTATTCCCCTCATAGTTCTAATAGCAGCCTTAATAATGGGCTTCAGCCCAATAATAAGTGCCCTCTTTGGACTCGCACTTATAATAGCTGTAGGTGCTATCAAGAGCTCAACAAGACTTTCCTTAAAGGATATGATTAATGCTCTATACGAGAGCGCTATAGACTCCATATCTATAGCTGTTGTTTGCGCA is a genomic window containing:
- a CDS encoding C4-dicarboxylate TRAP transporter substrate-binding protein, which encodes MRGLWKHSVVVVVVMVFVLSMVFVGATFAQDKTYTLRVSMVITKGDNIYEGYEKFKQGVEARTNGKIKVELYPGGVLGRDEEILEQAVMGAEVCVNTDAGRLGVWAKEVGILLCPYLTDSIEDWMKLLKSDLAKEWYAKVTKEKGLVVLAFNWYAGARHFLTKKPISKPEDLSGLKIRTPGAPVWQETIRALGATPVALPWTEVYMALQQGVIDGAEAQHPATFGSKLYEVAKYITKTGHIQLWNSPVVGEKWLKGLSSDYQKILFEEAVKAGDFATDLLLKMLTDLEAKMKAAGAIINDVDTTPFKKRAEAVYEKLGYQEIRKKVLDFLGKK
- a CDS encoding TolC family protein — encoded protein: MKRTVILVIIFLNFLIPLSKAYSLVIDLNKALDIAFQRNLKLKQAMAAVEAAKAKLIQAESILYPTLSFQATRTERSRAGGGISGFPEELNPTAEDMFLYNFMRSVMNRLSSSSAADYQVRVSLSYPIYLGDKKDATIRAARENLLAELENLRQVKNEVFYSVAEAYYSFLKARGAYSIAL
- a CDS encoding phosphoglycerate kinase, with protein sequence MDKRTIRDINVKGKRVLVRVDFNVPLDKSGNIEDDYRIKATLPTIEYLISEGAKVILISHLGRPKGVDNTLRMNPIAKRLSELLGKEVYKLDDCVGSEVESFVKNMREGDVVLLENVRFHPEEEKNDPEFASKLASLAEIFVNDAFGAAHRAHASTYGVAKYLPAVAGFLMEREIRFLSAVRDNPRKPYFIILGGAKISDKIAMIENLLDKVDVFLIGGGMANTFLKALGSNMANSLCENDKLDLARELLNKAKDKGAKIVLPIDLKVAKSLDSSEIKVSPANEVPEGYAAFDIGPHTIELFKKELERARTVFWNGPLGVFEKEPFDEGTNEIARFVVSLEGIISVAGGGDTASALKKTGIDEKFTHVSTGGGASLEFMEGRVLPGIDVLLNK
- the tpiA gene encoding triose-phosphate isomerase, which produces MRKPLIAGNWKMHKTNNEAEELAFEIKNALVDVRKVEIALCPPFTALERVSKVISGTQIALGAQNMFWEDEGAFTGEISPKMLLALGCKYVILGHSERRKYFKETDEEIRRKVFKAVDVGLVPILCVGETLEERKNGKTWNVVEKQLVSVVSGFPNQKEFVVAYEPVWAIGTGIPATGEDALEVITGIRRKLSDLLGGEFSSATRILYGGSVKPENIMEFMRYEDIDGALVGGASINAESFIGIVKKVAEERSFKPNRS
- a CDS encoding GntR family transcriptional regulator — encoded protein: MDLLVSQKRNSSARDHVYETLKKNIILLKLEPGQSVTETEIAEALSVSRTPVREAFVRLSQEGLLETYPQRGTIVSLIDLERVDEARFMRRTLEKAVMKIACSSFPQELIFELRSNLALQELCLQEKNFLKLFELDEEFHKVIYKACRKERIWDLISQINADFKRIRVLKLSLGIRVGEVVDQHKRIAECIFSHDNAHVEGLIDEHLPQNDPDFENLQKLYPKYFK
- a CDS encoding TRAP transporter small permease, with the protein product MERIFRIIDRVEAKFCQILLGIIVGLVFVSALLRYIGYPINWTNALASGLFVWLIYIGADRALRRKKHIGMGFFVEKLPSRIRWLIGILVDIVILVFLIYVSYLGIRMTLANTGRVFEEIFFLSYSVVVAAVPVGTILMSFTLIYQIYTKIRGL
- a CDS encoding TRAP transporter large permease, producing the protein MSFLYGTLAFIFLLALNVPIAFTLGISGIIYFISQATIPIPIVAQRLAAGTQSFPLLAVPFFILAGHLMNASGITSRFIRLADALVGHLPGALAQVSCVLSMLMGGISGSSNADAAMETRILLPEMRKRGYDDGFSAAVLACSSLSTAIIPPSIGLVLYGFVGQVSVGKLFMAGVIPGILMGITMMIVTHWKAVRKGYDMERRNKRKSLREVYEALRNSIWALLFPVFLIVTLRFGIFAPVEAAAFAVVYAAFVGKVIHRELTWESFKEALLDAAEDNAIIMLIVSMAAIPMYALAFEKVPVKMSSFIINLTNNPTLIMLAIIVFLFFAGMVMEGTVNTLLLTPIFLPIVREAGFDPVHFGVIFAIMIQLGGVTPPVGVNMFTVCSLGGIPVESCIKESVAYIVALLALVIILVFVPQLSLLLVGFMG
- the gap gene encoding type I glyceraldehyde-3-phosphate dehydrogenase; the encoded protein is MGARVGINGFGRIGRLVLRSALKDGRGKGLEFVAVNDITDAKTLAHLFKYDSVHRIWDGDVSYDQENIYVNGNKIRVFAEPDPAKIPWDKYDVDIVIESSGRFTDADKASKHFRGSVKKVIITAPAKGEDITIVIGVNEKSYDPQKHKIISNASCTTNCLAPLVKVLHENFGVVKGLMSTAHAYTNDQRILDLPHQDLQRARAAALSIIPTTTGAAKAIGKVIPELAGKLNGIALRVPVPNVSVVDFVAELKRPVTVEEVNAVFKKAAEGELKGILAYVDEPLVSVDFNGNSHSSIFDATQTMVVDNMVKVLAWYDNEWGYACRVVDLTKYIAERL
- a CDS encoding TAXI family TRAP transporter solute-binding subunit, with translation MKKLRLWVPIIIITLSIFYGTAFAQLKFIVIGTGSTGGTFYPAGTILANAFNTYLKETGIKWSAQASGGSIENLSMLARKEIQMGIAGSAPATWAYEGKEMFQGKQVTNIRAITTLWPEMTQVIYRKDTGIKHWRDLKGRKVAVGPAGNPHFYMESLLKATADLTFNDIIPEYMGYGDSVEALQSRLIDAAYLSAGIPTSAVAQAYVGRVPIDMFEISDEELEKLQKIAPFYVRGIIPKGTYPGQDRDLKVAANPTVLLVEKDLPDELIYKMLEVIYIKALDEIKKQHHALTYLNLESAAKIGGIPFHKGAIKFYQDRGIKINEGIIPPEMKK
- a CDS encoding TRAP transporter fused permease subunit, which produces MRKLRGTPALWAMILAIFTSLLHIWMNSIGLTPIIERNIAHVCLLMALGFLYYPATAKSLRDRPSLLDWILSFTCLIIPIYFSLSYERIIKSAFNPSTLDFIYGISLMILVTEASRRIVGLPLTILSVFFLFYAYFGPYFPEPFSHQGYNLRRIIIRMTMTDEGIPGIALMVSSSYVFMFVMFSSFLRASGTSQFFNDFASALTGMKRGGPAKIAIIASALTGTINGSAQANVVTTGSFTIPLMIQTGYKPYFAAAVEAIASTGGIIMPPIMGAAAFIMSSFLGIPYLKIMYAGFIPAILYYFSLYQMVDLGALKWGLEGVPKNKLPLLKNVIRERGHMIIPLIVLIAALIMGFSPIISALFGLALIIAVGAIKSSTRLSLKDMINALYESAIDSISIAVVCAIVGYIIGVVGMTGIGQEIGYTIVKAAKGELWLTLILCMITAIILGMALPAAACYIITVTVAAPALLMIGIDPFVAHFFAFYFGTMSAVIPPVALTSYTAAAIAKAPPTKVAITGLGIGIAGFLIPYLYTYNPVLLLINFSWSSFILKFTTALICLYSMAISIIGTLGSKKTLPFYERGFFALASILMVPNSFNLNIIGITLFLSLYTINRFLKKEV